A single Ptiloglossa arizonensis isolate GNS036 chromosome 2, iyPtiAriz1_principal, whole genome shotgun sequence DNA region contains:
- the LOC143143441 gene encoding dyslexia-associated protein KIAA0319 isoform X2, translating into MFEIFYLGLCLLLFGNCIGDYSDLDTKWQMLCPDLYPRVFTSYAPRGNLSSGVYDSQPLLIGIQRCVATCCAKATCNVALMHNGICYHVQCKNSKLCLPLYRADLANDNPPSMVLVKPIEEYEVWNELLAQINDDAGTLLMDAREKDDIFFGGSNGSSCITQTNCLENEICVKNQDKSDVGICECSVGFKHNIGGICTLVEDMELGVTPQIKTQVMKDSSTSIKPPMKQLLVSAVSKEVRLPENEVTLSAYTVPAEHENEHYNYAWSLLSQPESHTGIMTDQNRMTVKLSNLSEGLYTFKVTVNSPNAYGEAYANASVLPPKRINQAPIAIISPASQVVKLPNTGAVLDGSSSKDDDRVISYHWELQQGPIGYQPNLVDTPTLQLDNLIPGNYTFKLTVEDSDHITNSTSTNITVLKVTDYPPSANAGQDIIIYLPQNTLTLNGNLSTDDHGIANWEWTKSPSDQNKAVDMQNTRTPYLQLSNLEEGMYTFVLKVTDDSEQSSTAEVHVFVKPPTNKPPKAEAGEDITIALPETRIVLDGRKSKDDIKIVSFHWEQISGPNNAEFSSVNESITNVTKLTKGDYEFKLTVIDDNGNKDSDTVKVKVTQNKNAPPKANAGGDQVVVAPVSALIINGSQSTDDLRISNWMWSRDSSSLAIGTIIQDTDKSPVLMLTDIVPGRYLFRLKVTDDQGLSSEDTVSVIVKSDPQLLHLVELILNIGANMLTVSQKNSLVLKLQMLLRDEASIIVRNLRVEPHTGRAVLVFYVEKKGGKMTIPGPDVVKRLKEKLRQDSGLLQLSVANIDTAVCQNSCSGHGVCDQETRLCMCEAFWMQNLIQKYFGNGDSNCDWSILYVIIALLSLVVCWVGLIWGLVCLCQRICTGKRRSLRNKKKPLRYSLLQPEPEDDSSTFSTHQMVLSESDTDSDDVLFEHRKVKNSSQVRNGMYRT; encoded by the exons ATGTTTGAAATCTTTTACCTGGGATTATGTTTACTGCTTTTTGGAAATTGTATTGGTGATTATTCAGACTTGGACACAAAATGGCAAATGCTGTGTCCTGATTTATACCCTAGAGTTTTCACAAGTTATGCACCTCGTGGAAATCTTTCTAGTGGTGTCTATGATAGTCAGCCTCTTTTAATTGGCATACAACGTTGCGTTGCTACGTGTTGTGCTAAGGCCACATGTAATGTGGCACTTATGCATAATGGTATTTGTTACCATGTACAATGTAAAAATTCCAAACTATGCTTACCTTTGTATCGAGCAGATTTAGCAAATGATAATCCACCAAGCATGGTATTAGTTAAACCTATAGAAGAGTATGAAGTGTGGAATGAGTTGTTAGCTCAAATAAATGATGATGCTGG tACATTGCTTATGGATGCTAGAGAAAAGGACGATATTTTTTTTGGCGGATCAAATGGTTCAAGCTGTATCACTCAAACAAATTGTTTAGAAAACGAGATATGCGTTAAAAACCAAGATAAATCTGATGTTGGAATTTGTGAATGCTCTGTTGGATTTAAACACAATATTGGAG gaatttgtacTTTGGTGGAAGACATGGAACTTGGTGTAACTCCACAAATAAAGACACAGGTTATGAAAGATTCCAGTACATCAATAAAACCACCTATGAAACAGCTGCTGGTTTCTGCAGTTTCAAAGGAAGTACGTTTACCAGAGAATGAAGTAACATTGTCTGCCTATACTGTGCCTGCAGAACATGAAAATGAACATTACAATTATGCTTGGAGTCTTCTAAGTCAGCCAGAAAGCCACACTGGTATAATGACTGATCAAAATCGTATGACTGTTAAATTAAGTAATCTATCAGAGGGTTTATACACATTTAAAGTGACAGTGAATAGTCCAAATGCTTATGGTGAAGCATATGCTAATGCCAGTGTCCTGCCAC CAAAAAGAATAAATCAAGCACCAATTGCCATAATATCACCTGCCTCACAAGTTGTGAAACTACCAAATACTGGAGCTGTGTTAGATGGTTCATCAAGTAAAGATGATGATCGAGTCATTTCTTATCACTGGGAATTACAACAAGGTCCCATTGGATATCAACCTAATCTAGTTGATACACCTACATTACAGTTAGATAATCTTATCCCTGGCAATTATACTTTCAA GTTGACTGTTGAAGATTCTGATCACATTACAAACTCCACAAGTACAAATATAACAGTTTTGAAAGTAACTGATTATCCTCCAAGTGCAAATGCAGGGCaagatattattatatatttacctcAGAATACACTAACGCTTAACGGTAATTTAAGCACAGACGATCATGGAATAGCAAATTGGGAATGGACAAAAAGTCCCTCTGATCAAAACAAAGCAGTGGATATGCAAAACACAAGAACACCGTATTTACAACTGTCTAATTTAGAAGAAGGGATGTATACATTTGTATTAAAAGTAACGGATGATTCTGAACAGTCTTCTACAGCTGAGGTTCACGTATTTGTGAAACCACCGACGAATAAACCGCCAAAAG CCGAAGCCGGTGAAGATATAACTATAGCATTACCAGAAACAAGAATTGTACTTGATGGTCGAAAAAGTAAAGATGATATTAAAATTGTATCTTTCCATTGGGAACAAATAAG TGGGCCGAACAATGCTGAATTCTCTTCAGTCAATGAATCAATTACCAATGTTACAAAATTAACAAAGGGTGACTATGAGTTCAAGTTAACTGTAATCGATGATAATGGGAATAAAGACTCTGATACTGTTAAAGTAAAAGTTACACAAA ATAAAAACGCTCCTCCTAAAGCAAACGCAGGTGGTGATCAGGTTGTTGTAGCACCCGTCAGTGCACTGATTATTAATGGATCTCAATCAACCGATGATTTACGAATTAGTAATTGGATGTGGTCAAGAGATTCATCTAGTCTTGCAATAGGTACTATAATTCAGGATACAGATAAATCACCGGTTTTAatg ttgACAGATATCGTTCCAGGTAGATACTTGTTTAGATTAAAAGTAACAGACGATCAAGGTCTTAGTAGCGAAGACACTGTCTCTGTGATAGTAAAATCTG ATCCACAATTATTACATTTAGTCGAGCTGATATTAAATATAGGAGCGAACATGTTAACCGTGTCACAGAAGAACTCGTtggtattaaaattacaaatgttACTGCGAGACGAAGCGTCAATCATCGTCCGAAATTTAAGAGTAGAACCACATACGGGTAGAGCGGTGTtagttttctatgtagaaaagaaAGGCGGTAAAATGACTATCCCTGGACCGGATGTAGTTAAGCGACTGAAAGAAAAACTCAGACAGGACTCCGGACTTCTTCAATTGTCTGTAGCAAATATTGACACTGCGGTGTGTCAAAATAGTTGTTCAG gcCATGGAGTATGCGATCAAGAAACAAGATTATGCATGTGCGAGGCATTTTGGATGCAAAATTTAATACAGAAATATTTTGGCAACGGTGATTCTAATTGTG aCTGGAGTATTCTTTACGTAATAATAGCATTATTATCCCTGGTTGTATGCTGGGTCGGCCTTATTTGGGGTCTTGTTTGTCTATGCCAAAGAATATGTACAGGGAAACGACGTTCACTTCGCAATAAGAAAAAACCactacgttactctttattgcAACCGGAACCGGAAGATGACAGTAGCACGT TTTCTACACATCAAATGGTGCTGTCCGAATCAGATACAGATTCTGATGATGTCTTGTTCGAACATCGTAAGGTGAAAAATAGCAGTCAAGTAAGAAACG GGATGTATAGAACGTAA
- the LOC143143441 gene encoding dyslexia-associated protein KIAA0319 isoform X1 — MFEIFYLGLCLLLFGNCIGDYSDLDTKWQMLCPDLYPRVFTSYAPRGNLSSGVYDSQPLLIGIQRCVATCCAKATCNVALMHNGICYHVQCKNSKLCLPLYRADLANDNPPSMVLVKPIEEYEVWNELLAQINDDAGTLLMDAREKDDIFFGGSNGSSCITQTNCLENEICVKNQDKSDVGICECSVGFKHNIGGICTLVEDMELGVTPQIKTQVMKDSSTSIKPPMKQLLVSAVSKEVRLPENEVTLSAYTVPAEHENEHYNYAWSLLSQPESHTGIMTDQNRMTVKLSNLSEGLYTFKVTVNSPNAYGEAYANASVLPPKRINQAPIAIISPASQVVKLPNTGAVLDGSSSKDDDRVISYHWELQQGPIGYQPNLVDTPTLQLDNLIPGNYTFKLTVEDSDHITNSTSTNITVLKVTDYPPSANAGQDIIIYLPQNTLTLNGNLSTDDHGIANWEWTKSPSDQNKAVDMQNTRTPYLQLSNLEEGMYTFVLKVTDDSEQSSTAEVHVFVKPPTNKPPKAEAGEDITIALPETRIVLDGRKSKDDIKIVSFHWEQISGPNNAEFSSVNESITNVTKLTKGDYEFKLTVIDDNGNKDSDTVKVKVTQNKNAPPKANAGGDQVVVAPVSALIINGSQSTDDLRISNWMWSRDSSSLAIGTIIQDTDKSPVLMLTDIVPGRYLFRLKVTDDQGLSSEDTVSVIVKSDPQLLHLVELILNIGANMLTVSQKNSLVLKLQMLLRDEASIIVRNLRVEPHTGRAVLVFYVEKKGGKMTIPGPDVVKRLKEKLRQDSGLLQLSVANIDTAVCQNSCSGHGVCDQETRLCMCEAFWMQNLIQKYFGNGDSNCDWSILYVIIALLSLVVCWVGLIWGLVCLCQRICTGKRRSLRNKKKPLRYSLLQPEPEDDSSTFSTHQMVLSESDTDSDDVLFEHRKVKNSSQVRNGKSRNGFIKVGSKVKI, encoded by the exons ATGTTTGAAATCTTTTACCTGGGATTATGTTTACTGCTTTTTGGAAATTGTATTGGTGATTATTCAGACTTGGACACAAAATGGCAAATGCTGTGTCCTGATTTATACCCTAGAGTTTTCACAAGTTATGCACCTCGTGGAAATCTTTCTAGTGGTGTCTATGATAGTCAGCCTCTTTTAATTGGCATACAACGTTGCGTTGCTACGTGTTGTGCTAAGGCCACATGTAATGTGGCACTTATGCATAATGGTATTTGTTACCATGTACAATGTAAAAATTCCAAACTATGCTTACCTTTGTATCGAGCAGATTTAGCAAATGATAATCCACCAAGCATGGTATTAGTTAAACCTATAGAAGAGTATGAAGTGTGGAATGAGTTGTTAGCTCAAATAAATGATGATGCTGG tACATTGCTTATGGATGCTAGAGAAAAGGACGATATTTTTTTTGGCGGATCAAATGGTTCAAGCTGTATCACTCAAACAAATTGTTTAGAAAACGAGATATGCGTTAAAAACCAAGATAAATCTGATGTTGGAATTTGTGAATGCTCTGTTGGATTTAAACACAATATTGGAG gaatttgtacTTTGGTGGAAGACATGGAACTTGGTGTAACTCCACAAATAAAGACACAGGTTATGAAAGATTCCAGTACATCAATAAAACCACCTATGAAACAGCTGCTGGTTTCTGCAGTTTCAAAGGAAGTACGTTTACCAGAGAATGAAGTAACATTGTCTGCCTATACTGTGCCTGCAGAACATGAAAATGAACATTACAATTATGCTTGGAGTCTTCTAAGTCAGCCAGAAAGCCACACTGGTATAATGACTGATCAAAATCGTATGACTGTTAAATTAAGTAATCTATCAGAGGGTTTATACACATTTAAAGTGACAGTGAATAGTCCAAATGCTTATGGTGAAGCATATGCTAATGCCAGTGTCCTGCCAC CAAAAAGAATAAATCAAGCACCAATTGCCATAATATCACCTGCCTCACAAGTTGTGAAACTACCAAATACTGGAGCTGTGTTAGATGGTTCATCAAGTAAAGATGATGATCGAGTCATTTCTTATCACTGGGAATTACAACAAGGTCCCATTGGATATCAACCTAATCTAGTTGATACACCTACATTACAGTTAGATAATCTTATCCCTGGCAATTATACTTTCAA GTTGACTGTTGAAGATTCTGATCACATTACAAACTCCACAAGTACAAATATAACAGTTTTGAAAGTAACTGATTATCCTCCAAGTGCAAATGCAGGGCaagatattattatatatttacctcAGAATACACTAACGCTTAACGGTAATTTAAGCACAGACGATCATGGAATAGCAAATTGGGAATGGACAAAAAGTCCCTCTGATCAAAACAAAGCAGTGGATATGCAAAACACAAGAACACCGTATTTACAACTGTCTAATTTAGAAGAAGGGATGTATACATTTGTATTAAAAGTAACGGATGATTCTGAACAGTCTTCTACAGCTGAGGTTCACGTATTTGTGAAACCACCGACGAATAAACCGCCAAAAG CCGAAGCCGGTGAAGATATAACTATAGCATTACCAGAAACAAGAATTGTACTTGATGGTCGAAAAAGTAAAGATGATATTAAAATTGTATCTTTCCATTGGGAACAAATAAG TGGGCCGAACAATGCTGAATTCTCTTCAGTCAATGAATCAATTACCAATGTTACAAAATTAACAAAGGGTGACTATGAGTTCAAGTTAACTGTAATCGATGATAATGGGAATAAAGACTCTGATACTGTTAAAGTAAAAGTTACACAAA ATAAAAACGCTCCTCCTAAAGCAAACGCAGGTGGTGATCAGGTTGTTGTAGCACCCGTCAGTGCACTGATTATTAATGGATCTCAATCAACCGATGATTTACGAATTAGTAATTGGATGTGGTCAAGAGATTCATCTAGTCTTGCAATAGGTACTATAATTCAGGATACAGATAAATCACCGGTTTTAatg ttgACAGATATCGTTCCAGGTAGATACTTGTTTAGATTAAAAGTAACAGACGATCAAGGTCTTAGTAGCGAAGACACTGTCTCTGTGATAGTAAAATCTG ATCCACAATTATTACATTTAGTCGAGCTGATATTAAATATAGGAGCGAACATGTTAACCGTGTCACAGAAGAACTCGTtggtattaaaattacaaatgttACTGCGAGACGAAGCGTCAATCATCGTCCGAAATTTAAGAGTAGAACCACATACGGGTAGAGCGGTGTtagttttctatgtagaaaagaaAGGCGGTAAAATGACTATCCCTGGACCGGATGTAGTTAAGCGACTGAAAGAAAAACTCAGACAGGACTCCGGACTTCTTCAATTGTCTGTAGCAAATATTGACACTGCGGTGTGTCAAAATAGTTGTTCAG gcCATGGAGTATGCGATCAAGAAACAAGATTATGCATGTGCGAGGCATTTTGGATGCAAAATTTAATACAGAAATATTTTGGCAACGGTGATTCTAATTGTG aCTGGAGTATTCTTTACGTAATAATAGCATTATTATCCCTGGTTGTATGCTGGGTCGGCCTTATTTGGGGTCTTGTTTGTCTATGCCAAAGAATATGTACAGGGAAACGACGTTCACTTCGCAATAAGAAAAAACCactacgttactctttattgcAACCGGAACCGGAAGATGACAGTAGCACGT TTTCTACACATCAAATGGTGCTGTCCGAATCAGATACAGATTCTGATGATGTCTTGTTCGAACATCGTAAGGTGAAAAATAGCAGTCAAGTAAGAAACGGTAAATCTCGAAATGGCTTTATTAAAGTCGGTTCTAAAGTAAAAATATGA
- the Smo gene encoding smoothened, frizzled class receptor: MMLLLVYCFLIIYQASSELTHGFAGNSNGENKTWKSLELSPIHRIKDSSYLLDRYPIRELPSDSLNCRRPAKCVEMQKSTCMGTRLPYTTTTLDLIPEHVTQDVIEERLHVLQALKHMPKCWAVVQPLLCSIFMPKCINDTVDLPSQEMCKMVSGPCRIVFNNTIWPSFVKCENTDLFPRLCKNDIRELKFNISSKCLKPLVPTDNVLAIFEGVEGCGTQCNDPLFTPDEHKQIHSFIAWAAGICGSFNLFTVITFLIDWRSANKYPALVIFYINCCFMVSCIGWLAQFTPGSREVIVCRKDGTLRMSEPSGENLSCVVVFVLVYYSLMAAMVWFVILTYAWHMSFQALGKIQDRIDKKGAYFHLIAWCFPLVLTVTIMALGEIDGNSVTGICFVGYANHAVRAWFLLGPVLIVLLVGGYFLSRGLITLIRLKITSQEIISERASSKIRETIVRMGLFSIFTFTAVVVTFYCHIYEFQHSWEWRQSFRNYMICAITTKYLDISECKMEVRPSAAKMQLHLLSPFFAGILMSSWVWTGSTVDTWTRFLRRTFNCETEEPIRLKKHKVIAQAFAKRKTFNNAGRLSISFHNTHEDPVGLNFDLNSVASQDFSSTWAAALPKLVTRRCALVGATTGSVSSNRRNSVDSEISFSVRRVSVESRRNSLDSQISVQIAELKTTRKVASTSRGRRGKRRRDFGKSRSGKVGPLFRRGSTTSQESQLGAQILSALTIGGGDVRVPTIQVPNMKRRSANAGLDERTLNPKLFDGKNAGMLLPFLFPGQSGSDENLSSEEKQEQGTTEKDVDIEGGNAEKDDQDQDSDSDESEPEEKTKMLEPEEPHERSKSKTSNKSSKSYSHESVRRSREGRKSKYFLQDETILKHLFQESSDLKLKNDTDIKEAYKKAGMGNLASSLNSCCPELTRLKQPDVQTANAREMATQTSLPLDILEMEELKQSIDEIINSRHCSSKGTQISPQLNKSKNIAT; this comes from the exons ATGATGCTTCTGTTGGTCtattgttttttaattatttaccaaGCGTCGTCGGAATTGACGCACGGTTTTGCTGGCAATTCTAACGGCGAAAACAAAACATGGAAAAGCTTGGAATTGAGTCCCATACACAGGATTAAGGATTCCAGTTACCTGCTGGACAGGTACCCTATAAGAGAATTACCATCTGATTCCTTAAATTGTCGTAGACCAGCAAAATGTGTAGAAATGCAAAAAAGTACATGTATGGGTACAAGATTGCCATATACTACCACTACATTGGATCTTATACCTGAACATGTGACTCAGGATGTGATAGAG GAGAGATTACATGTATTACAAGCATTAAAACATATGCCAAAGTGTTGGGCAGTTGTTCAACCTCTACTGTGCTCAATATTTATGCCCAAATGTATCAATGATACAGTAGATTTGCCATCTCAAGAAATGTGTAAAATGGTTTCAGGGCCTTGCAGAATTGTATTTAACAACACAATATGGCCAAGCTTTGTTAAATGTGAAAATACAGATTTATTTCCTAGATTATGCAAAAATGATATTcgagaattgaaatttaatatttcaagcaAGTGCTTGAAACCTTTAGTTCCAACTGATAATGTACTTGCAATTTTTGAGGGAGTTGAAGGTTGTGGCACACAATGCAATGATCCACTTTTTACTCCAGATGAACACAAACAAATTCATTCTTTTATTGCTTGGGCTGCAGGAATTTGTGGCTCATTTAACTTGTTCACTGTT AtaacatttttaatcgattggagAAGTGCAAATAAATATCCAGCTTTAGTTATATTCTATATAAACTGCTGTTTTATGGTATCTTGCATTGGATGGCTCGCTCAATTTACACCAGGAAGTAGAGAAGTGATTGTATGCCGTAAAGATGGAACATTAAGAATGAGCGAACCAAG TGGAGAAAACTTATCGTGCGTTGTAGTGTTTGTCCTTGTCTATTATTCTCTTATGGCAGCAATGGTGTGGTTTGTGATTCTTACGTATGCTTGGCACATGAGTTTTCAAGCATTAGGAAAAATCCAAGATAGGATTGACAAAAAGGGTgcttattttcatttaattgctTGGTGTTTCCCACTTGTCCTTACTGTTACCATCATGGCATTGGGGGAAATAGATGGGAACAGCGTGACTGGTATATGTTTTGTGGGCTACGCTAATCATGCGGTCAGAGCTTGGTTCTTGCTTGGTCCTGTGTTAATTGTTTTACTTGTTGGAGGATACTTCTTATCCAGAG gTTTAATTACTctgattcgattaaaaataactaGCCAAGAAATTATATCTGAAAGGGCAAGTTCCAAAATACGTGAGACTATTGTTCGTATGGGTTTATTCTCAATTTTCACATTTACCGCAGTCGTGGTAACATTTTACTGCCACATTTACGAATTCCAACATTCTTGGGAATGGCGTCAAAGCTTTAGAAATTACATGAT ATGTGCAATAACGACGAAATATTTAGATATTTCCGAATGTAAAATGGAAGTTCGACCGAGTGCCGCTAAAATGCAATTGCATTTACTTTCACCATTTTTTGCTGGTATTCTCATGTCTTCGTGGGTTTGGACCGGTTCGACCGTAGACACTTGGACAAGATTTCTCAGACG AACATTCAATTGTGAGACTGAAGAACCAATCAGATTAAAGAAGCATAAGGTTATCGCTCAAGCATTCGCAAAACGAAAAACTTTCAACAACGCTGGTCGACTGTCCATCAGTTTTCATAACACTCACGAAGATCCAGTTGGCTTGAACTTTGACCTAAACTCTGTAGCCTCTCAGGATTTCAGTTCCACGTGGGCTGCCGCTTTGCCGAAGTTGGTCACACGCAGGTGTGCACTCGTTGGTGCGACAACAGGTTCCGTGTCCAGCAACAGAAGAAACTCCGTGGACTCTGAGATCAGTTTTAGTGTACGTCGGGTGTCTGTGGAGTCCAGAAGGAACTCCCTGGACTCTCAGATATCCGTTCAAATAGCCGAGCTGAAAACAACGCGAAAGGTCGCGAGCACCTCGCGCGGTAGACGCGGAAAACGTCGACGAGATTTCGGGAAATCGAGGTCGGGCAAAGTGGGTCCATTGTTCAGGAGAGGTAGCACCACGTCTCAAGAGAGTCAACTTGGTGCGCAAATATTATCAGCATTGACAATAGGCGGCGGTGATGTGAGAGTACCGACGATTCAAGTACCCAACATGAAGAGACGATCGGCGAATGCTGGTCTGGACGAACGTACTTTGAATCCGAAACTGTTCGACGGTAAGAACGCGGGCATGCTTCTGCCATTCTTATTCCCGGGACAGAGTGGCAGCGACGAGAATTTAAGTAGCGAGGAGAAACAGGAGCAAGGAACGACGGAGAAGGACGTGGACATCGAGGGTGGCAACGCTGAGAAGGACGATCAGGATCAAGACAGCGACAGCGACGAAAGCGAGCCTGAGGAAAAAACGAAGATGTTGGAACCCGAGGAACCCCACGAGCGCAGCAAGAgcaaaacgagtaacaagagctcCAAAAGTTATAGTCACGAGAGCGTCAGGAGGAGCAGGGAGGGCCGTAAGAGCAAATACTTCCTCCAGGATGAGACTATATTGAAGCATCTGTTTCAGGAATCTAGCGatcttaaattaaaaaatgataccGACATCAAGGAGGCGTACAAAAAAGCCGGAATGGGGAATCTGGCGTCTAGTCTTAACTCGTGTTGCCCCGAACTAACGCGACTCAAGCAACCGGACGTGCAGACGGCCAATGCCCGGGAAATGGCGACGCAAACGTCGCTTCCTTTGGACATTCTAGAAATGGAGGAGTTGAAGCAGAGCATAGACGAAATTATAAACAGTAGACACTGTAGCTCGAAGGGAACGCAGATCTCTCCGCAGTTGAACAAGAGCAAGAACATTGCCACGTAA